The proteins below come from a single Corylus avellana chromosome ca3, CavTom2PMs-1.0 genomic window:
- the LOC132175463 gene encoding disease resistance protein SUMM2-like yields MEIFEQIVVMGGKQLSYCYGLDEKMQKLKRKLENLGSREADVNKELEYAESLSLKKRRQQVENWLTNVEIIKRDVQRLEQALAERRLLRRAQLGKRVEELSGEVTQLVEQGRFPEGITFEAHETKGDALLTTKLLGHMFQANMEKIWACLMQEEVLIIGVYGMGGVGKTTLVTHIHNKLLEDPNTFDHVFWITVSQDFSIHKLQNDIAKMVDLDLSNVDDEKKRAAKLAQALLRRKQSVLILDDVWNHFLLEKVGIPLGVNGCKLILTVRSLDLCRRMSCQVKIKVEPLSEEEAWNLFSEKLGHEIPLTPELKDITRSVAKKCAGLPLAIVVMAGSMRGVDGISEWRNALEILKESKVGQDDMETEVFQVLRFSYWSLNDSKVQQCFLYCSLYPEDYKIKREELIERFIDEGLIDKMKSRQAQIDRGHTILNKLENSCLLEGIIDYLPYEKKFLKMHDLIRDMAVQIVNVSPRFMVEAGMGLKDLPDEENWTEDLEKVSLMHNKISEIPSSASPRCPRISTMMLQYNGLRRIPDSFFEHMCALEVLDLSYNAMEHLPNSISNLENLRALLLTECDQLNHVPSLAKLTALRRLDLGHTGITEVPNGMEMLVNLRYLDLFAHNLKMIPVGTLANFSHLQYLVVYRSSTTSKVVGEEVASLRKLETLHGHFCEVRNFNAYSKSLQEGGGPSNYLLQVGSDDPDFTLNESDMFEKCVILKRCNISRGGEDSLVLPNDIEYLYIQECNDVRSLCDIKSLKTATNLKASVIRKCKGVEQVLSSSSLSSSSSCILPLQSLESLRLSFLQNLRDIITCDGSFSRSKSPPPGILSCLKEFRICKCPNIKKLFTPGLLKCLHNLEEIYVEDCWNLVEIVAMEADEGEVEEYTEKGIGTLIFTLPKLRFLQLWDLPELKSICASNAELVCDSLQDIILRYCRKLKRIPLSLPWIDGQPSPPPSLQIIKAFPKEWWESLEWDHPHAKNVLQPFCHFTRYV; encoded by the coding sequence ATGGAGATCTTTGAACAAATAGTTGTCATGGGGGGGAAACAGTTAAGCTATTGCTATGGCCTTGATGAAAAGATGCAAAAgctgaaaagaaaattagaaaaccTGGGCAGCAGGGAAGCTGATGTAAATAAAGAACTGGAATATGCTGAGTCACTGTCTTTAAAGAAACGAAGGCAACAAGTTGAAAATTGGTTGACAAATGTTGAAATAATAAAGAGAGATGTTCAGCGCTTGGAGCAAGCACTGGCAGAGAGGAGACTACTCAGACGTGCTCAGTTGGGGAAACGAGTGGAAGAGTTGAGTGGAGAAGTGACACAACTTGTGGAACAAGGAAGATTTCCTGAAGGGATCACATTTGAAGCACATGAGACCAAAGGAGATGCCTTGCTGACAACAAAGTTATTGGGTCATATGTTTCAAGCAAATATGGAAAAGATTTGGGCATGCTTAATGCAGGAAGAAGTCTTAATCATTGGCGTATACGGGATGGGCGGAGTGGGGAAAACAACCCTAGTCACTCATATCCACAACAAACTTTTAGAAGATCCAAACACTTTTGATCATGTTTTTTGGATTACAGTATCACAAGATTTTAGCATTCATAAATTACAGAATGATATTGCCAAAATGGTGGATCTAGACCTTTCGAATGTGGATGATGAAAAGAAAAGGGCTGCAAAATTGGCACAGGCTTTGCTGAGAAGAAAACAATCTGTACTCATTTTAGATGATGTATGGAATCATTTTCTCTTAGAGAAGGTGGGGATTCCTCTTGGAGTAAATGGGTGTAAATTAATTCTGACCGTAAGATCATTAGATTTGTGTCGAAGGATGAGTTGCCAAGTGAAAATCAAAGTGGAGCCCCTTTCAGAGGAAGAGGCTTGGAACTTATTTTCGGAGAAACTCGGGCATGAAATTCCATTGACTCCTGAACTAAAAGATATCACAAGATCTGTTGCAAAAAAATGTGCAGGTTTGCCACTCGCAATAGTTGTAATGGCTGGAAGCATGAGGGGAGTAGATGGCATCAGTGAGTGGAGGAATGCATTGGAAATTTTGAAAGAATCGAAAGTGGGACAAGATGACATGGAAACTGAGGTTTTCCAAGTGCTAAGATTTAGCTATTGGAGTTTGAATGATTCAAAAGTGCAACAATGTTTCCTATACTGCTCACTATATCCTGAAgattataaaatcaaaagagaGGAGTTGATAGAGCGGTTTATTGATGAAGGACTGATTGACAAAATGAAGAGCAGGCAGGCGCAGATTGACAGGGGTCACACTATATTGAACAAACTTGAAAATTCCTGCTTACTTGAAGGTATTATAGACTACCTCCCATATGAGAAGAAATTCTTAAAGATGCATGATTTGATTAGGGACATGGCAGTCCAAATTGTGAATGTGAGTCCTCGATTCATGGTGGAAGCTGGAATGGGATTGAAGGATTTACCAGATGAAGAAAATTGGACAGAGGATCTTGAGAAAGTTTCTTTGATGCATAACAAAATATCAGAAATTCCTTCTAGTGCATCCCCAAGGTGTCCTAGAATTTCAACCATGATGCTCCAATATAATGGTTTAAGAAGGATACCGGATTCTTTTTTTGAGCATATGTGTGCGCTTGAGGTTCTTGATCTGTCATACAATGCCATGGAACATTTGCCGAATTCAATCTCCAACTTGGAGAACCTTAGGGCACTATTGCTTACAGAATGTGATCAATTGAATCATGTCCCTTCATTAGCAAAGCTTACTGCTTTGAGGAGGTTGGATCTTGGGCATACAGGAATTACAGAAGTTCCTAATGGTATGGAAATGTTGGTCAACCTGAGATACCTTGATCTTTTTGCACACAATCTAAAGATGATACCTGTTGGGACTTTAGCCAATTTCTCTCATCTGCAGTATCTTGTAGTTTACCGGTCATCCACGACGTCAAAGGTGGTTGGAGAGGAGGTAGCAAGCTTGAGAAAGTTGGAAACATTACATGGACATTTCTGCGAAGTCCGCAACTTCAATGCATATAGCAAATCTTTGCAAGAAGGAGGAGGACCAAGCAATTACCTACTTCAAGTGGGATCAGACGATCCGGATTTTACGCTGAATGAAAGCGAtatgtttgaaaaatgtgtGATCTTGAAAAGGTGCAATATAAGCAGAGGAGGAGAAGACTCCCTTGTGCTCCCAAACGATATAGAGTACCTTTATATTCAAGAGTGCAATGATGTAAGAAGTTTGTgtgatataaaatcattgaaaACTGCAACAAACTTGAAGGCCTCTGTGATTAGGAAGTGTAAAGGAGTAGAGCAagtgctttcttcttcttctttgtcatcCTCGTCCTCATGCATTCTCCCTCTTCAAAGCCTTGAATCATTGCGCCTTTCATTTTTGCAGAACTTACGTGACATCATTACATGTGATGGATCTTTCTCAAGATCAAAATCTCCACCACCAGGCATCTTATCCTGTCTCAAAGAATTTAGAATATGTAAATGTCCGAACATAAAGAAGCTTTTCACACCAGGGTTGCTGAAGTGCCTCCACAACCTGGAAGAGATCTATGTGGAAGATTGTTGGAATCTGGTGGAAATAGTGGCGATGGAAGCCGATGAAGGTGAAGTGGAAGAATACACGGAAAAGGGTATTGGTACACTCATATTCACTCTCCCCAAATTAAGGTTTTTGCAATTATGGGACCTGCCGGAGCTGAAGAGCATATGTGCTAGTAATGCAGAACTAGTTTGTGATTCTCTGCAAGACATAATACTACGTTATTGTCGGAAGCTAAAGAGGATCCCTCTGTCTCTGCCCTGGATTGATGGTCAACCATCTCCTCCTCCTTCCCTTCAAATAATAAAAGCGTTTCCCAAAGAATGGTGGGAATCACTGGAATGGGACCATCCCCATGCTAAGAATGTTCTTCAAcccttttgtcattttacaCGATATGTGTAA